GGTGCGGGAAGTGGTGACGGGGCAGGGTTCCGCCAGGGTCAGCGGTGACGGCACGGAGTTCCGCGCCCGGTCCGTGGTGCTGGCTGTGCCCGCGCCCGTCGCACGGCAGGTCCACGTGAACGCCCCGGCGTACGAACGGCCGTTCCTGGACGCGTGCACGTTCACGCCGATGGTGAAGGTCCACGTGATGCTCGACCACCGCCCCGAGTCGCCCGTGTACGTGATCGCCGTGCCGCGTTCGGAGAGCCCGTCGGTGTCGGTGGTGCTGTTCGACCACCTCAAGCACCCGGACCGGGCGCCGGACGGCCGCGGCCTGGTCACGGTGATCGCGAGCCCGGCGATGGCGCCCGCGCTGCTCGACCTGCCGGACGACGAGGTGGTGCGCGTGCTCGCGGACGAAGCCGGCCGGTTCGTGCCGGGGCTGCGGACGGGCGTCACGGGATCGGTCGTGCACCGGTTCCGCCACGGCCTGCCCGAGGCCACACCGCGTGCCCTCGCGTTGCGCGGTGAGTTCGAGTCCCGCATCGGCGGGGTCGTGGACTACGCGGGGGACTGGGTGACCTTGATCCCGTACAGCGAGGCCGCCGTGCGATCCGGCCGCCGGGCCGCCGCCCGGGTGCTCGCCCTGAACCCGTCGTACACCGGCACGAGGAGGCAGCTCAGGTGAGGCCGCATGACATGGGCACGTTGTTCGAAGAGGTCGCGGACCGGCGCACGCACACCACCGTCCACCTGGACCGGCCGTTCGACATCGCGCCGACCGGCGTCGTGACGTCCGCCCGCGGTCCGGTCGTCGACTACACCGTGCCGCAACTGGCCAAGCTGGTCCGCGAGGCGGCCGGCTGGCTGTACGCGGCGGGCGCGCGCCGGGGTGACCGGGTGGCGGTGGTGAAGCGCAACCACTACGACTACGACCTGCTCGCGTGCGCGGCCGTGCGGATCGGCGCGGTGCCCGCGCTGCTGTCCGGGCACCTGTCGGACGACGTGCTGGAGATCCTGCTCAAGCGGCTGGATCCGGCCGTGCTGGTGACCGACCGGGTGCTGCCGGCCGACCTGGCACGCCGGGTGCTGTCGCTCGGCCCGCCCATCCCCGGTGCGGTGACGCTGGACGACGTGCGCGGCTCGCGGGTGCCGGTGCCCCGGCGCAGGCACGACGACGACCCGCTGATCGTCAACCACACGTCGGGCACCACCGGCGTCCCCAAGCTCGTGGTGCACACCACCCGCACCATCGTGCACCGGCTGGCCAGGTTCGAGGCCGTGCGCTGGCCGGTGATCGGCGTGCGCCGTGACGACGTGGTGGCGAATGCCAGCTCCTACGCGCACGGCCGCACGTTCTGCTGGACGGCGAGCGTGTTCTGCCTCGCGCCGCGCAAGATCGTGCTGCTCAGCTCCCCGGAGTCGCTGTCGGTGCTGGAGCGGTACCGGCCGACGACGCTGGAGGCGCTGCCCTCGGCGTACGTGCGGTGGCAGCCGTCGGCGGCGCGGCCCGACAACCCGTTCCGCGACGTCCGGCTGTTCGTCAGCACCTACGACGCCATGCACCCGCCGGCCATGCGCGCGATGCTCGGCGCGTCCCGGCGCAAGCGTCCACTGTGGATGCAGGGCTGGGGGCAGACGGAGACGGGTCCGCTGACGTTCCGGTTCCTGACCCGGCGTGCGCTCGACCGCGCGCCGGATGCCCGTGACCTGGGGCGTCCCGTGCCCGGCCGGACGAAGCTGCGCGTGGTGGACCCGGTGACGTTCGAACCCGTGGCACGCGGGCAGAGCGGGCTGGTGCTGGCGCGGACGGCGGCGCGGTGTGCGGGGTACGTCGGTGAACAGGACCGCTGGCAGGCGAAGAAGAACGGCCCGTGGTGGAACACCGGCGACCTCGCCGTGCTGACCCGCGGGGGTTCCGTGCGGCTGCTGGACCGCGAGGTGGACGCCGTGCCGGGGCTGAGCTGCCTGGAGGTCGAGGACCTGGTCGAGGACCGGTTGCCGGAGGTGGTGGAGTGCGTGGTGCTCGGCACGCCCGGCCGGCGGCCGATCCCGGTGCTCGTGACGGAAGGGCCGGTGGACCCGGAGGTGTGGCGGCGGGCGGTGGCCGACCTGCCGACGATGGCCGACCCGCACGTGCTGGCCTGGGACGACGTGCCGCGCACCGCCACCGGCAAGGTCCGTCGGCTCGACCTGCTCACCCGGCTGGTCGGCAGCGCCGAGACGTGCGGCTCCGGACGGTGGACGTGACCACCTACGTCTTCGACCGCGCGCACGTGGCCGAGCAGCACCGCTGCCTGGCCGCCGCGTACGACCCGGTGACGTTCGGGAGGCTGGCGCGGATCGGGATCCGGCCGGGTTGGCGGTGCCTGGACGTCGGCGCGGGGGGCGGCAGCGTGGCGCACTGGCTGGCCGCTCGTGGTGCGAAGGTGCTGGCCACGGACGTGCAGCCGGACCACGTGCCGCCCGCGCCCCGGCTCACCGTGCTGCGGCACGACGTGGTGTGCGACCCGCTGCCCGAGGCCGAGTTCGACCTGGTCCACGTGCGGTTGGTGCTGCGTCACCTGCCCGAGCGGGACGCGGTGCTGCGCAAGCTCGTCTCTGCTTTGAAGCCAGGAGGGTGGTTGCAGGTGGACGAGTTCGACAACTCGTACAGCCCGGTGCTGCTGGCGCCGGACCGGCGGGCGGCCGAGCTGTACGAGACGTTCCTGGCGGTCAAGGAGAGCGTGTTCGACGCGTTCGGCGTGGACGGCGCGTGGGGTCGCAAGGCGGCCGGCGCGATGGTCGGGGCCGGACTGGTCGACGTGGACCCGAGGGTGGTCGTGCACCCGTGGCGGGCCGGGTCGCCCGGTGTGCGGCTGCTCGCGCACACCACGCACATGTTGCGGGACAAGCTGATCGCGGCGGGGATGACGGACGAGCAGTTGGTGGCGGTGCGGGAGGTGCTGGCCGACTCGCGGTTCCTGGCCACCTCGCCGGTCGTCTACTCGGTGCACGGGCGGCGGCCCGTATGACGTCAGTGGTGTCGGCGGTGCCGTGGTCTGGGCCGGTGGACGTGCCGTTGGCCGGTGAGCTGGACGTGCAGGCTGCGTGCGGGTTGATGCACGTGCACGGCCGACGGTTCGGCCGGCCCACGGCGCTCGGGTTGGATTATGCGTCGATCGTGGCGGCGGAGCTGGACTCGATCGGGGCGCTGGCGCTGGAGGTGGCGCGGTTGCGCGGCGTTCCGGTGCGGACGGTGTCGACGTCGGTCGCGCAGGCGGGGTTGCTCGCGGTGTCGCAGTACCTGGCGGCGGCGACGGCGGACGAGCCGGAGTCTGTCGGTGAGGGTGTGGGCGGGCCGCCGTTCCTGTCGGTGGACGGGGTGGCGTTCGAGGTCGAGGCGTTGGACGCGGAGGTGTGGCGTCGGTTCTGGGCCGAGTTGGACGCCGATCCGGGCGTGGTGGCGGGTGCTTGGCGGCCG
This is a stretch of genomic DNA from Saccharothrix ecbatanensis. It encodes these proteins:
- a CDS encoding NAD(P)/FAD-dependent oxidoreductase produces the protein MTDLDVAVIGGGIAGLAAAHELTRAGREVRVFEAADHVGGRMATRRVSGFVVDSGAEQISTHGYPHTWELLRRLGLDTVPKIGRQLGVWRGGRVRRGLAHPLGLVTGAGLSVRARADFLRASRANGVDTERPEASPLGTATVAEFAAPCHRDVLEYLCQPVVSGFFGWQPERSAAAPFLGLLGAIGPSTAWRAYDGGMDVLARALAARLDVTTSFPVREVVTGQGSARVSGDGTEFRARSVVLAVPAPVARQVHVNAPAYERPFLDACTFTPMVKVHVMLDHRPESPVYVIAVPRSESPSVSVVLFDHLKHPDRAPDGRGLVTVIASPAMAPALLDLPDDEVVRVLADEAGRFVPGLRTGVTGSVVHRFRHGLPEATPRALALRGEFESRIGGVVDYAGDWVTLIPYSEAAVRSGRRAAARVLALNPSYTGTRRQLR
- a CDS encoding class I adenylate-forming enzyme family protein, producing the protein MGTLFEEVADRRTHTTVHLDRPFDIAPTGVVTSARGPVVDYTVPQLAKLVREAAGWLYAAGARRGDRVAVVKRNHYDYDLLACAAVRIGAVPALLSGHLSDDVLEILLKRLDPAVLVTDRVLPADLARRVLSLGPPIPGAVTLDDVRGSRVPVPRRRHDDDPLIVNHTSGTTGVPKLVVHTTRTIVHRLARFEAVRWPVIGVRRDDVVANASSYAHGRTFCWTASVFCLAPRKIVLLSSPESLSVLERYRPTTLEALPSAYVRWQPSAARPDNPFRDVRLFVSTYDAMHPPAMRAMLGASRRKRPLWMQGWGQTETGPLTFRFLTRRALDRAPDARDLGRPVPGRTKLRVVDPVTFEPVARGQSGLVLARTAARCAGYVGEQDRWQAKKNGPWWNTGDLAVLTRGGSVRLLDREVDAVPGLSCLEVEDLVEDRLPEVVECVVLGTPGRRPIPVLVTEGPVDPEVWRRAVADLPTMADPHVLAWDDVPRTATGKVRRLDLLTRLVGSAETCGSGRWT
- a CDS encoding class I SAM-dependent methyltransferase — encoded protein: MTTYVFDRAHVAEQHRCLAAAYDPVTFGRLARIGIRPGWRCLDVGAGGGSVAHWLAARGAKVLATDVQPDHVPPAPRLTVLRHDVVCDPLPEAEFDLVHVRLVLRHLPERDAVLRKLVSALKPGGWLQVDEFDNSYSPVLLAPDRRAAELYETFLAVKESVFDAFGVDGAWGRKAAGAMVGAGLVDVDPRVVVHPWRAGSPGVRLLAHTTHMLRDKLIAAGMTDEQLVAVREVLADSRFLATSPVVYSVHGRRPV